A stretch of the Vigna radiata var. radiata cultivar VC1973A chromosome 7, Vradiata_ver6, whole genome shotgun sequence genome encodes the following:
- the LOC106765946 gene encoding probable serine/threonine-protein kinase PIX13 has product MCSWVFNVAGNHTTESLSWNTRLKIAKGAVRGLAFLHANENKVIFRDFNTSNILLDENYDAKISDFGIAKLEPSEGQSHVTTKLMGTYGYAAPEYVIRGKLYVKSDVYGFGVVLLEILTGLRAHDRRRPTGQEDLVDWTIPCFSSKEKLKSIMDGRIKDQISPMAALESAQLIMKCLVHAPVLRPSMEQVLEGLDAIQHIHS; this is encoded by the exons ATGTGCTCATGGGTTTTCAATGTGGCAG GAAATCATACCACGGAGTCACTTTCTTGGAACACCCGACTTAAAATAGCTAAAGGTGCAGTTCGGGGATTAGCTTTCTTGCATGCCAACGAAAATAAAGTCATATTCAGAGATTTCAATACCTCAAATATACTTCTCGACGAG AATTACGATGCAAAAATATCAGATTTTGGCATAGCTAAATTGGAACCATCAGAGGGACAATCACATGTAACTACCAAGCTCATGGGCACCTATGGTTATGCTGCTCCAGAATATGTTATTAGAG GGAAATTGTATGTGAAGAGTGACGTGTATGGATTTGGTGTAGTGCTTCTTGAAATACTCACAGGCTTGAGGGCACATGACAGAAGAAGGCCAACAGGGCAGGAAGACCTGGTTGATTGGACAATACCTTGTTTCTCTTCTAAAGAGAAGTTGAAAAGCATTATGGATGGACGGATAAAGGATCAAATTTCACCCATGGCTGCATTAGAATCAGCACAACTTATTATGAAATGCCTAGTGCATGCCCCTGTACTACGTCCTTCAATGGAACAAGTACTTGAGGGATTGGACGCCATTCAACATATCCATTCGTGA